The following proteins are co-located in the Massilia litorea genome:
- a CDS encoding DEAD/DEAH box helicase, translating to MSFEALGLHATIVKAVNEAGYTVPTPVQAQAVPAAIEGRDLLVSSQTGSGKTAAFMLPALHKLVSAEVAPAPARTPAQEAQSARSRGERVRFTAAKPKMLVLTPTRELALQVTTATEKYGSYMRRIRAVSILGGMPYPKQMQLLSKNPEILVATPGRLIDHMESGKIDFSELQILVLDEADRMLDMGFIDDIEKIVAATPASRQTMLFSATLDGVVGNMARRITKDPMVIQIASASNRHENISQRVHFVDDLSHKNRLLDHLLRDESMDQAVVFTATKRDADTIADRLNIAGFAAAALHGDMHQGARNRTLDSLRRGQVRVLVATDVAARGIDVPTITHVVNYDLPKFPEDYVHRIGRTGRAGRNGLAISLVNHAENMNIKRIERFTKQLIPATVVEGFEPKRSAPPARTGARPGGWKPGDGRSAAKPGQRSFSKPSAAPREGGYNRDAAPRGPSSGAPRREGSGGGYRGTNPRSADGARRSFGDQ from the coding sequence ATGAGTTTTGAAGCACTAGGCCTCCACGCCACGATCGTCAAAGCAGTCAACGAAGCCGGTTACACCGTCCCGACCCCGGTCCAGGCACAAGCTGTTCCTGCCGCCATCGAAGGACGCGACCTGCTGGTCTCGTCGCAAACCGGCTCCGGCAAGACCGCAGCCTTCATGCTGCCGGCCCTGCACAAGCTGGTCAGCGCCGAAGTCGCGCCGGCCCCGGCCCGCACCCCTGCGCAAGAAGCGCAGTCGGCCCGTTCGCGCGGCGAGCGCGTCCGTTTCACCGCAGCCAAGCCGAAGATGCTGGTGCTGACCCCGACCCGCGAACTGGCCCTGCAGGTCACCACCGCGACCGAAAAATACGGCAGCTACATGCGCCGCATCCGCGCCGTCTCGATCCTGGGCGGCATGCCTTACCCGAAGCAGATGCAACTGCTGTCGAAGAATCCTGAAATCCTGGTCGCCACCCCGGGCCGCCTGATCGACCACATGGAGTCGGGCAAGATCGACTTCTCGGAACTGCAGATTCTGGTGCTGGACGAAGCCGACCGCATGCTCGACATGGGCTTCATCGACGACATCGAAAAGATCGTCGCCGCTACCCCGGCATCGCGCCAGACCATGCTGTTCTCGGCCACGCTGGATGGCGTCGTCGGCAACATGGCACGCCGCATCACCAAGGACCCGATGGTGATCCAGATCGCCAGCGCCTCGAACCGCCACGAGAACATCTCGCAGCGCGTGCACTTCGTCGACGACCTGTCGCACAAGAACCGCCTGCTGGACCACCTGCTGCGCGACGAGTCGATGGACCAGGCAGTCGTCTTCACCGCGACCAAGCGTGACGCCGACACCATCGCCGACCGCCTGAACATCGCCGGCTTCGCAGCCGCCGCGCTGCACGGCGACATGCACCAGGGCGCCCGCAACCGCACCCTGGACAGCCTGCGCCGCGGCCAAGTACGCGTGCTGGTGGCAACCGACGTCGCCGCGCGCGGCATCGACGTGCCGACCATCACCCACGTGGTGAACTACGACCTGCCGAAGTTCCCGGAAGACTATGTGCACCGTATCGGCCGTACCGGCCGCGCCGGCCGCAATGGCCTGGCGATCTCGCTGGTAAACCACGCCGAAAACATGAACATCAAGCGCATCGAGCGTTTCACCAAGCAGCTGATCCCGGCGACCGTGGTGGAAGGTTTCGAGCCGAAGCGTTCGGCGCCACCTGCCCGTACCGGCGCCCGTCCAGGCGGCTGGAAACCAGGCGACGGCCGTAGCGCCGCCAAGCCGGGCCAGCGCAGCTTCAGCAAGCCATCGGCAGCACCGCGCGAAGGCGGTTACAACCGCGACGCTGCACCACGCGGCCCGAGCAGCGGCGCCCCACGCCGCGAAGGCAGCGGCGGTGGCTACCGCGGCACGAACCCGCGTTCGGCCGACGGCGCCCGTCGCAGCTTCGGCGACCAGTAA
- the senB gene encoding selenoneine biosynthesis selenosugar synthase SenB, giving the protein MVRKRILIVSPAAARDNNGNWQTASRWARFLRGRHAVDVAGGWSADEPAPDLLIALHARRSAQALAAFKTAHPERPALLALTGTDLYRDIDSAPEARASLETADALVVLQEAGLARLAPHLQAKARVIYQSAPALRPAPAAGRHVDICMIGHLRPEKDPLTFMRAAQLVTAPRLRLLHIGGALDPALLEAARATEAACPRYRWLGPMPHAQTRQRLKRCRAMVIASAMEGGANVIIEAVTSGVPVLASDIDGNLGMLGRDYAGYFPLGDAAALARLVDRCVAEPAFDALLRRQCAVRAALFAPHAEHAALADLVDNLLLPGFPLSPQPEHS; this is encoded by the coding sequence ATGGTCCGCAAGCGCATCCTCATCGTCAGCCCCGCCGCCGCCCGCGACAACAACGGCAACTGGCAAACCGCCAGCCGCTGGGCGCGTTTCTTGCGCGGCCGCCACGCGGTCGACGTGGCGGGCGGCTGGAGCGCGGATGAACCCGCGCCCGACCTGCTGATCGCCCTGCACGCGCGCCGCTCGGCGCAGGCGCTGGCCGCCTTCAAGACAGCGCACCCGGAGCGCCCCGCCCTGCTGGCCCTGACCGGCACCGACCTGTATCGCGACATCGACAGCGCGCCCGAAGCGCGCGCCTCGCTCGAGACGGCCGACGCCCTGGTCGTGCTGCAGGAAGCCGGCCTGGCGCGCCTGGCGCCGCACCTGCAGGCGAAGGCGCGGGTCATCTACCAGTCCGCGCCCGCGCTGCGTCCGGCACCGGCCGCCGGCCGCCACGTCGACATCTGCATGATCGGCCACCTGCGACCGGAAAAGGATCCACTGACCTTCATGCGCGCCGCGCAGCTGGTCACGGCGCCGCGCCTACGCCTGCTGCACATCGGCGGCGCCCTCGATCCGGCGCTGCTGGAAGCGGCGCGCGCCACCGAAGCGGCCTGCCCGCGCTACCGCTGGCTGGGGCCGATGCCGCATGCGCAAACCCGCCAGCGTTTGAAACGCTGCCGGGCGATGGTGATCGCATCGGCCATGGAAGGCGGCGCCAACGTCATCATCGAGGCCGTCACCAGCGGCGTACCGGTGCTGGCATCCGATATCGACGGCAACCTCGGCATGCTGGGGCGGGACTACGCCGGCTATTTCCCGCTGGGGGACGCCGCCGCGCTGGCGCGCCTGGTGGACCGCTGCGTGGCGGAGCCGGCCTTCGACGCACTGCTGCGCCGCCAGTGCGCCGTGCGCGCCGCGCTGTTCGCGCCGCATGCCGAGCATGCAGCACTGGCCGACTTGGTGGATAATCTGCTGCTCCCGGGATTCCCACTATCCCCGCAGCCCGAACACTCATAA
- the selD gene encoding selenide, water dikinase SelD, whose product MTAPDHTIKLTSFSHGGGCGCKIAPGVLAEILKKSSGFPVPPQLMVGIETADDAAVYKLNDEQALIATTDFFMPIVDDPFDFGRIAATNAISDVYAMGGTPIMALALVGMPINKLPLETIGEIIRGGESICAEAGIPIAGGHTIDSVEPIYGLVVMGLVHPDRVKRNADARAGDVLILGKPLGVGVLSAALKKDQLGADGYAAMIANTTKLNKPGQALAAMDGVHALTDVTGFGLLGHLLELARGAKLSAELDMADIPLLPGVLQLAQDGFFTGASGRNWDAYGKDVALSENITPAQQALLTDPQTSGGLLVSCDPAAAESVLALFAREGFGDAKVVGRMAAGTPGVVVKA is encoded by the coding sequence ATGACCGCGCCTGACCACACCATCAAACTGACTTCCTTCTCGCACGGCGGCGGCTGCGGCTGCAAGATCGCGCCCGGCGTGCTCGCCGAAATCCTGAAGAAGTCGAGCGGCTTCCCGGTGCCGCCCCAGCTGATGGTCGGCATCGAGACGGCCGACGACGCCGCCGTCTACAAGCTCAACGACGAGCAGGCCCTGATCGCCACCACCGATTTCTTCATGCCGATCGTCGACGACCCGTTCGACTTCGGCCGCATCGCCGCCACCAACGCCATTTCCGACGTCTATGCGATGGGCGGCACGCCGATCATGGCCCTGGCCCTGGTGGGCATGCCGATCAACAAGCTGCCGCTGGAGACGATCGGCGAGATCATCCGCGGCGGCGAATCGATCTGTGCCGAAGCCGGCATCCCGATCGCCGGCGGCCACACCATCGATTCGGTCGAGCCGATCTACGGCCTGGTGGTCATGGGCCTGGTGCACCCGGACCGCGTCAAACGCAATGCCGACGCCCGTGCCGGCGACGTCCTCATCCTCGGCAAGCCGCTGGGCGTGGGCGTGCTGTCGGCCGCCTTGAAGAAGGACCAGCTGGGTGCGGACGGCTATGCCGCGATGATCGCCAACACGACCAAGCTGAACAAGCCGGGCCAGGCGCTGGCCGCGATGGACGGCGTGCATGCGCTGACTGACGTCACCGGCTTCGGCCTGCTGGGCCACCTGCTCGAACTGGCGCGCGGCGCCAAACTCTCGGCCGAACTCGACATGGCCGACATCCCGCTGCTCCCCGGCGTGCTGCAACTGGCGCAGGACGGCTTCTTCACCGGCGCTTCCGGACGTAACTGGGATGCCTACGGCAAGGACGTCGCGCTGTCGGAAAACATCACGCCGGCGCAGCAGGCCCTGCTGACCGACCCGCAGACCTCGGGCGGCCTGCTGGTCTCCTGCGACCCGGCGGCGGCCGAGTCCGTGCTGGCGCTGTTCGCGCGCGAGGGCTTCGGCGACGCAAAAGTCGTCGGCCGCATGGCCGCCGGCACGCCGGGCGTGGTCGTCAAGGCCTGA
- a CDS encoding GGDEF domain-containing protein, protein MPTQQAATAALDSPQLPGLTTRLADALLGDDSRQRLTLALLGLAALVTATVVLLLLYAARIGAADVQQVGVLTVLYFVFIGGFYGLIRSGLNRHCADPTLAMPQTLIAQSLIGASYAVTGPVHGATLIMLSLVMVFGMFSLRPASVRIACVYTVTLMGMVMVWCVQHQPLHYPARQEVFNFALTAIVMLAISQLSGQLSDMRTRLKTQKIALEQALAHIKEMAARDELTGLPNRRRMMTLLQEHATRHARGGPRFFVCIIDLDHFKSINDTYGHAAGDAVLRAFATQAQVVLRTTDMIGRWGGEEFLLLLTETPPGDPTLGVARLRERLAELPASPALYDLRVRFSAGFARYEDGEPIDQAIERADRALYAAKSAGRNRSVVL, encoded by the coding sequence ATGCCCACGCAACAGGCCGCTACGGCGGCGCTCGACTCGCCGCAACTCCCCGGACTGACCACCCGCCTGGCCGACGCCCTCCTCGGCGACGACAGCCGCCAGCGCCTGACACTGGCGCTGCTGGGCCTGGCCGCCCTGGTGACCGCCACCGTCGTCCTGCTGCTCCTGTATGCGGCCAGGATCGGTGCGGCGGACGTCCAGCAGGTCGGCGTGCTGACGGTCCTGTACTTCGTTTTCATCGGTGGCTTCTACGGCCTCATTCGCAGCGGCCTGAACCGCCACTGCGCCGACCCGACGCTGGCCATGCCGCAAACCCTCATCGCGCAGTCGCTGATCGGCGCCTCGTACGCGGTCACGGGACCGGTGCACGGGGCAACCCTGATCATGCTGTCGCTGGTCATGGTGTTCGGTATGTTCAGCCTGCGCCCGGCCTCGGTGCGCATTGCCTGCGTCTACACGGTCACGCTGATGGGGATGGTGATGGTCTGGTGCGTGCAGCACCAGCCGCTCCATTATCCGGCGCGCCAGGAAGTCTTCAATTTCGCGCTGACGGCGATCGTGATGCTGGCCATTTCCCAGCTCTCCGGCCAGTTGTCGGACATGCGCACCCGCCTGAAAACGCAGAAGATCGCGCTCGAGCAGGCGCTGGCGCACATCAAGGAGATGGCCGCGCGCGACGAGCTGACCGGGCTGCCGAACCGGCGCCGCATGATGACCCTGCTGCAGGAACACGCGACGCGCCACGCGCGCGGCGGGCCGCGTTTTTTCGTCTGCATCATCGATCTCGACCACTTCAAGAGCATCAACGATACCTACGGCCACGCTGCCGGCGACGCCGTGCTGCGCGCCTTTGCGACCCAGGCGCAGGTCGTGCTGCGCACCACCGATATGATCGGGCGCTGGGGCGGCGAGGAATTCCTGCTGCTGCTGACGGAAACCCCGCCGGGCGACCCGACGCTGGGTGTGGCGCGCCTGCGCGAGCGCCTGGCCGAGCTGCCGGCCAGCCCGGCGCTGTACGACCTGCGCGTGCGTTTCTCGGCGGGCTTTGCGCGCTACGAGGATGGCGAGCCGATCGACCAGGCTATCGAGCGGGCCGACCGCGCCCTGTATGCCGCCAAGTCGGCCGGTCGCAACCGCAGCGTCGTGCTCTAG
- a CDS encoding YihY/virulence factor BrkB family protein produces MSGLSRLRLRRLRLRSLRVRILNRRANAYILLHPLAFSLSVIKGFRANQGLLLAGAVAYYALLSIVPFLMLVVVALSHFIDQAELLVTMRRYLELLVPGQSASIVGEVANFLDNRDLITWVLGVTMLFFSSFAFTVLENAMSVIFIHRVAVRRRHFLVSAVLPYCYMLALGVGVLLVTVVAGTLQVMGRESVELFGATWSLNGVSGALLYLLGLLGEILVLTSIYLVMPVGRLSLSHALVGGVTAALLWEIARHVLVWYFSTLSQVNVVYGSMTTAIVVMFSLEIGATLLLFGAQVIAEYERVGRGKLEGHAPLTTA; encoded by the coding sequence ATGAGCGGCCTGAGCCGTTTGCGCCTGCGGCGCCTGCGCTTGCGCAGCCTGCGTGTGCGGATCCTGAACCGCCGCGCCAACGCCTATATCCTGTTGCATCCGCTCGCCTTCAGCCTCAGCGTCATCAAGGGCTTCCGGGCCAACCAGGGCCTGCTGCTGGCCGGCGCAGTCGCCTATTACGCGCTGCTCTCGATCGTGCCCTTCCTGATGCTGGTCGTCGTCGCGCTCTCGCATTTCATCGACCAGGCCGAACTGCTGGTGACGATGCGCCGCTACCTGGAATTGCTGGTGCCCGGCCAGTCGGCCTCGATCGTGGGCGAGGTGGCCAACTTCCTCGACAACCGCGACCTGATCACCTGGGTGCTGGGCGTGACCATGCTGTTCTTCAGCTCGTTTGCGTTCACGGTGCTGGAGAACGCGATGAGCGTCATCTTCATCCACCGGGTGGCGGTGCGGCGCCGTCATTTCCTCGTCTCGGCCGTGCTGCCTTATTGCTACATGCTGGCGCTGGGCGTGGGCGTGCTGCTGGTGACGGTGGTGGCCGGCACCCTGCAGGTGATGGGGAGGGAGAGCGTGGAATTGTTCGGCGCCACCTGGTCGCTGAACGGCGTCTCGGGCGCGCTGCTATATCTGCTGGGCCTCCTCGGCGAAATCCTGGTGCTGACCTCGATCTACCTCGTGATGCCGGTCGGGCGCCTGTCGCTGTCGCATGCGCTGGTGGGCGGGGTGACGGCGGCGCTGTTGTGGGAAATCGCGCGCCACGTGCTGGTCTGGTATTTCTCGACCCTGTCCCAGGTGAACGTCGTGTACGGCTCGATGACGACGGCCATCGTCGTCATGTTCAGCCTCGAGATCGGCGCCACGCTGCTCCTGTTCGGCGCCCAGGTGATTGCCGAATACGAGCGCGTCGGCCGCGGCAAGCTCGAGGGTCATGCGCCGCTGACGACCGCCTGA
- the egtB gene encoding ergothioneine biosynthesis protein EgtB, with the protein MLRDDFQAVRQRSLQLAAPLSSEDCCAQSMADASPVKWHLAHSTWFFETFILEAREAGFSPFHPAFRVLFNSYYNGVGAKHPRAQRGLLTRPSLDEVKAYRADVDARMLRLLESENDGALSALVTLGLQHEQQHQELMLTDVKHLLAQNPIAPAYDGEPIAPEAPPLPMDFLEFDGGLVEIGHDGRGFAFDNELPRHRSYVAPFTLASRLVTNGEYAAFIEAGGYRDPALWLAEGWDKVASGELAAPLYWRRRPEGGWDEFTLHGEHALDPARPVTHLSLYEADAYARWCGARLPLEAEWEFAARLASIEGGRLHPGASAGDGLTQMFGACWQWTSSSYAPYPGYAPAAGAIGEYNGKFMVNQYVLRGSSCATPSGHARASYRNFFPAGARWQFTGIRLAR; encoded by the coding sequence ATGTTGCGCGATGATTTCCAGGCGGTACGCCAGCGTTCCCTGCAGCTGGCTGCACCGCTCTCGAGCGAGGACTGCTGCGCCCAGTCGATGGCGGACGCCAGCCCGGTCAAATGGCACCTGGCGCACTCGACCTGGTTTTTCGAGACCTTTATCCTGGAAGCGCGCGAGGCCGGCTTTTCTCCCTTTCATCCCGCCTTCCGGGTACTGTTCAATTCGTATTACAACGGCGTCGGGGCCAAGCATCCGCGCGCCCAGCGCGGCCTGCTGACGCGGCCTTCGCTGGACGAGGTCAAGGCCTACCGCGCGGATGTCGATGCACGCATGCTGAGGCTGCTCGAGAGCGAAAATGACGGGGCGCTTTCCGCTCTGGTCACGCTCGGCCTGCAGCACGAACAGCAGCACCAGGAACTGATGCTCACGGACGTAAAACACCTGCTGGCCCAGAATCCGATCGCGCCCGCCTACGACGGCGAACCAATCGCGCCTGAGGCGCCGCCGCTGCCCATGGATTTCCTGGAATTCGACGGCGGCCTGGTCGAGATCGGCCACGACGGGCGCGGCTTCGCTTTCGATAACGAACTGCCGCGCCACCGCAGCTATGTCGCCCCGTTCACGCTGGCCTCGCGCCTGGTGACGAACGGCGAATACGCCGCCTTCATCGAGGCCGGCGGCTACCGCGACCCGGCCCTGTGGCTGGCCGAAGGCTGGGACAAGGTGGCCTCTGGCGAACTGGCCGCGCCCCTGTATTGGCGGCGCCGGCCGGAGGGCGGCTGGGACGAATTCACCCTGCACGGCGAGCACGCGCTCGACCCGGCGCGCCCGGTCACCCACCTGTCGCTGTACGAAGCCGACGCCTATGCACGCTGGTGCGGCGCGCGCCTGCCGCTCGAGGCCGAATGGGAATTCGCGGCCCGCCTGGCCAGCATCGAGGGAGGCCGCCTGCACCCGGGCGCTTCCGCCGGCGATGGCTTGACGCAAATGTTCGGCGCCTGCTGGCAATGGACCAGCAGCAGCTATGCACCCTATCCCGGTTATGCCCCGGCAGCGGGCGCGATCGGCGAATACAACGGCAAGTTCATGGTCAACCAGTACGTGCTGCGCGGCTCGTCCTGCGCGACGCCGTCCGGCCACGCCCGTGCCAGCTACCGCAATTTCTTCCCGGCAGGCGCGCGCTGGCAATTTACCGGCATCAGGCTCGCGCGATGA
- the egtD gene encoding L-histidine N(alpha)-methyltransferase codes for MLTTCTTEKLDVPCTGSAHVPSELFDGLGARQAAISPKFLYDALGSKLFEAICELPEYYPTRTEAGIFERHGREIAHACGIGSTLIDLGAGNCAKAAALFPLLRPAQYVAVDISTEFVSEALARLRLRFPHIDMQALGLDFSSGLELPESVRAERRLFFYPGSSLGNFTPPEARVFLTRLRRGCGPDGALLIGIDLAKDKAILDAAYDDALGVTAAFNLNVLRHVNRLLGSDFDIRNWRHVGLYNEAAGRVEMHLEAKRFQSVRWPGGGRDFAAGERIHTENSYKYRQADAIGLLEQSGFEATRVWTDPRCPFAVIHAQAIA; via the coding sequence ATGCTGACGACCTGCACAACCGAGAAGCTCGATGTGCCATGCACAGGCAGCGCCCACGTGCCGTCCGAGCTGTTCGACGGCCTTGGCGCGCGCCAGGCGGCGATTTCTCCCAAGTTCCTGTACGACGCGCTCGGCTCGAAACTGTTCGAGGCGATCTGCGAGCTGCCCGAGTATTACCCGACCCGCACCGAGGCCGGCATCTTCGAGCGCCACGGCCGCGAGATCGCCCACGCCTGCGGCATCGGCAGCACGCTGATCGACCTGGGCGCCGGCAACTGCGCCAAGGCGGCGGCCTTGTTTCCGCTGCTGCGCCCGGCGCAGTACGTGGCGGTCGACATCTCCACCGAATTCGTCAGCGAAGCGCTCGCCAGGCTGCGGCTGCGCTTCCCGCACATCGACATGCAGGCCCTCGGGCTCGATTTTTCCAGCGGACTGGAACTGCCGGAGAGCGTGCGCGCCGAGCGCCGCCTGTTCTTCTATCCGGGCTCGTCGCTGGGTAATTTCACGCCGCCCGAGGCACGCGTGTTCCTGACGCGCCTGCGCAGGGGCTGCGGTCCGGATGGCGCCTTGTTGATCGGTATCGACCTGGCGAAGGACAAGGCCATCCTCGACGCCGCCTACGACGACGCGCTCGGCGTCACGGCCGCCTTCAACCTGAACGTCCTGCGCCATGTGAACCGCCTGCTGGGCAGCGACTTCGACATTCGCAACTGGCGCCACGTCGGCCTCTACAACGAGGCGGCGGGCAGGGTCGAGATGCACCTCGAGGCAAAGCGTTTCCAATCGGTGCGCTGGCCGGGCGGCGGGCGCGATTTCGCCGCGGGCGAACGCATCCATACGGAAAACAGCTATAAATACCGCCAGGCCGACGCCATCGGCCTGCTCGAACAGTCGGGCTTCGAGGCCACCCGGGTGTGGACCGATCCACGCTGCCCGTTCGCGGTCATTCATGCGCAGGCGATCGCCTGA